A segment of the Flavobacteriales bacterium genome:
GTATCAGCAGGGCAGATGCCGCCGCCACCCACTACATAATGGAACACCCCGGATCCATTGCCCGGGAAATAGGTGGCCGGTATCGCGACCCAGTCCTGATTGAACCATTGGCCACCGGCATCCGGCCCGCCCGAAAGGCCATTGCCCAAATTGATCGGTGCACTGATGGAACACGAAGACAACTGGTTGCCCACGCCCGCCCACGGCCCATCGAGCACCTCGATCGTCACACGGGCGGTATCGCCCAGGCATTGCGGCAGCGAGGGCAGCACGTAATCGAATCGCCAAGTTGTGCCGCCCGCGACGGCGCCCGTGTTGAAGGTGAAGCAGCCATTCACGCCCGATGCGTTATCCACGTTCACGAAGCAGCCGCCTGCTTGCGGAGATCCGCCCAGCAGGCCGAACAGGTCGAGCACATCGCCGCGGCAGGCTTGCACGGAACTATCGCCGCCCGCATCAAGCGCTGTGACGATGCCCAGGCTCACGGTTGCGCTCGCGGCCGGGCAAGGGCCATCGGCAGCATGCGCATACGTGAACGTGCAGCCTTGGCCAGCAACCAAGGCGCTCGCGTCATAGCTTCCTCCAGTGAGCACGCCGAGCCCGCAGTTGTTGCTCCAGAGCCCTCCGGGGGTGTAGTCACTGAGGCCATCGAACAGGTCGATGCTTGTTGATCCTTCGCATGCCGTAATAGAACCGCCAACACCTGCAACTGCCTGCTCCGTGATGGTGATTACCACCGTGGCGCTCAGGTCCGTGCACGGAAAGACTCCCGGAACCGTGTAGGTGTACTGCCCTTGCGCGGCCGTATCCGGATCGATCACCGGGCCGATGGGATTGTTGTTATAGGTCCACGCGCCGTTGCCATCGGGCGTGCCGCCCAGCAAGGTGATGAGCGCCACCGGACCTTGGCTGCTGCACAAGGGGCCGAGCGTGGAAATGCCGGGATTCGGGGCTGCGCTCTCCAACACATTCACGAAGGCGCTGTCGTTGGCACAAGGGCTCGTGCCGAAAACCTTGTACTTGTATTGGCCAGGCTGCGAAACACCGGGCGTGTAGGTGCCCAAACCGCTATGGACGGCGCCGGTCGGATCATACCAGGTGCCTCCTGGCTGCGGTACTCCTTGCAGGAGATTGATGAGCTGGAAGGACGGGGCGTTGCCGCACACCTGAGCCACACCGTTCCCGCCAGCATCCACGGCCGTGAATTGCTGTACCGTAACGTAAGCCGAATCAGCGGCGCAACCGCTATTGCCCGGCACGCGGTACTTGTATGCGCCGCTCACATCGATGCCGGGCGAGAAGATCCCCGTGTGGATGCCGCCTGATGGGTTGAACCATGCGCCGTTGGCATCCGGAGTACAGGTCAAGAGGTTGAACAAGAGAAAGGGTGGCGCGTTGCTGCAGGTGGTTGTCAGCGCATCACAGCCCGCAATCGGCTGGGCATGGATCGTGACTACGACCACAGCCGAATCCTTCGGGCACCCGCCGTTGGCCGCGTGGCGGTACACGTAATTGCCCGATTGATCGATGCTCGGCAGCACTGTTCCCGAATGAGGCGTGACGCTGTTGAAGAACCACTGACCGCCCGTCATCGCGGTTGGCCCGAGCAGCGGGAATAGCGGTGTAGCGCCATCGGTCTCGCACAACGGAATGCTCGTTCCCACGCCAGCTTCACGGAAAGGCGTGATCGTTACCGTGAGCGCAGCCGTGGCCACCGGGCAACTGCCTGTGCCCGCCAACACGTATTCGTAGGTGCCCGGCAAACTTGTGCCTGGCGTGAAGACCTGGCTCACGCTGGCGGTGCTCGGCAATGGGCCGCGCCAGGTTCCGCCCTCCTCCGGATTGCATCCGAGGAATAGGAGCATGTCGAACGCACCGTCATTGGAGCATTTCGTCACTGCGCCATTGCAGCCGGCATTGCCGGGAGTGCCAACGGCTACGGTCACATTGCTCGATGCTGAGCCGCAGCCGTTCGTCACCGTGTAGGTGTACAAGCCGGGAGTGCTCACCCCGGGGGTGAAGGAGCCATTGAACGGCGGATTGCCCAACGAAGCAGGCCCTTCCCAAGTACCAAAGGGATCGGGCGAGCAGCCCAGATAGTTGAAGAGATTCACCGTGGCGCCACCGGTGCAGAGCGAAGCCGGGCCTGGGCAACCGGCATTCGGCGCAGGATCCACGAAGACACTCACGAGGGCGGTGTCGTTCGCGCAAGGCGCGTTGCCCGCAACCACATACAGATAATCGCCTGGCGCGCTCGAGCCGGGCGTGAAAATCCCGGAAGGGTGAGGCACCAAACCAGGCGCGAGCCAGAAGCCGTTGTTGTCCGGATTGCAGGTAAGGCCTGAGAAGAGCAGGAAGGGTGTTGAGTTGGTGCAGGTACTCACTGATGCGTTGCAGCCTGCATTCGCGCGTGTTGTCACGCTCACCGTGAGTGATGCGGAGACCTGGGCGCAAGGTGGAGTGCCCGCGACCCTGTACTCATAGACGCCTTGTGCATCGAGCCCTGGCGTGAAGGTGGGGCCGTGGGGCGTGTTATTGAAGAACCATTGCCCACCGGCATCCGGATTGCCATTGAGCGCGGCTGTCATGTTGAAGGCCGGATCGTTGCTGCAAGCCTGAACAGCGTTGGGCAGGCCGGCGTTTGGACCATCCACCTCAGTGACCGTCACCGATGCGAACACGGTTGTACAGGGCGATGCTTGGTTGAAGACGTAGAAGAAGGTGGCGGGAAAGTGGATGGTAGGGTTGTAGCTCGGTGACGCGGGCGCTCCTCCTGGAGAATCACGACGCCACTGACCACCGGTCGGCTGCGGCGAGCACCCCAGATAATCGATCAGCGGAAATGAAGTGTTCTCCGTGCTGCAGAAGACAGCAGTGCCATCGCAGCCCGGATTCGCCGCCGGCGTCACGTTCACGGTCACCGTCGCAGAATCAGCAGCGCAGCTCAGCGCCCCCGTGAGGCGGTAACGGAACTGATAGCTGCCGGGAGCGGCGACCTGCGTGGCGTTGAAGAACTGTCCGCTCAAAGCACCTGTGCTGTTCAAGTCGATCCACTGACCGCCCGGCTGGGGATTGCCGCCCAATCCATTGAAGAGGTTCACCGCGCTGTTGCTGCTGCATGCGGGCAGCGTGCCATCGGTGCCTGCATCGAGCAAGGCCACGATGATCACATCCACATCCGCATGGTCGGCGGCGCAGCTTCCGATGCCTGGTACTTCATAGCGGAACTCGTAGGTCCCTGGCGGCAGGCTGCCGCAGTTGAAGAAGTTATCGCTGAGCTGGCCCGTGGGAGTGCCTTGTTCGGTCCACGTTCCATTCGGGTCGAAGCTGCCTGTGAGCACGGTGAAAAGATCCACGCTGGCTGTGCCTTGGCATATGGTGATGCTGCCATCGCCACCAGCGTTCGGTGCTGGATTGATCGTGACATTGATTGTGGCGCTAGCATTCGCACATGGCGCCGTGCCTGGAACCGTGTACACATAATCGCCCGAAGCATCGGTCGCCGGATTCAAGAAGCCCGAATGCGCACCGCCCGGCCCGCCCCAGGTACCACCATTGTTCGGATTGCCACTGAGCTGCATGAACAGGTTCACCTGCCCTTGGTTGCTGCACCGTGTGATCGAACCTCCCGTGCCAGGGTTCGGCGCCGTGGTCACGCTCACCGTTACCACAGCGCTTGCCGCCAAGCATGGCGTCAATCCCGGCACCGTGTAGGTGTATCCACCTGGCGCGCTCTGCCCCGGCGTGAATGTGCCGCTATGCGCGGTTCCGTTCGGTCGTGTCCAGCTGCCACCGCCATCCGGATTGCCGCCGAGCACATTGATCAGATCGAAGGGCGCATCATTGCTGCAGGCCACCGTCGCGGCGTTGGTTCCGGCGTTGGGCGCCTGGTTCACGTTCACCGTCACGGAGCTTGTATCATTCACGCACGGCGACGTGGCGAGCACCACGTACTTGTAATTACCCGGCGCAGTGGTGCCCGGCGTGAAGGTGCCAGATACGGGCTGGTTCGCGGCATCGAGCCAAAGGCCCGTGCCATTCGGATTGCCGCCGAGCACGCCCAGCATATCGAAGGGCGCATTGGTGCTGCACACGGTGATGGTCCCGTTCACCCCGGCGTTCGGTGCGATAACGCGGGTCACCTGCACTACAGCGCTCAATGGGCCGCAGGGGCTGTCGCCTTGCACGGTATAGGTGTAGTTGCCGCCCGCTTGTGTGCCCGGTTGATAGGTGCCGTTGTGCGCACCGCCTCCAGGCGCTGTCCATGTGCCGCCGGTTTGCGGATTGCCGCCCAGCAGGCTGAAGAGATCAACCGCTGCATCGCTGCTGCACACCGTGATGCTGCCGTTGGTTCCAGGATTCGGCGGTGCAACCACGTTCACAGTGACCGTGGCCGTCGCGGGCACGCATGGCGCCAGGCCCGTGACGGTATACGTGTAAACGCCCGGCGTGCTTGATGCGGGATTGAATGTCCCGCCAAAGGCCCCGCCGCCCGGAGCAGTCCACGTGCCTGTGGCATTCGGCGAGCCGCCGAGCAATCCGATGAGGCTGAACGATGCATCGTTTCCGCAAACGGTGATGCTGCCGCTGGTGCCTGCACTCGGCGCGGGATTCACGGTCACGTTGATCGTTGCTGCGGAGTTCGTGCATGGCGCAAGGCCCGCAACGGTGTAGGTGTAAGAGCCCGGCGGATCGCTCGCCGGATCGAAGGATCCATTGTGGGGTCCGCCTGGACCGGTCCAAGTGCCTCCGACATCCGGATTGCCCGTGAGCAGCGCGAAGAGATCCACGATCGGGTCGTTCGAGCACCGCGTGATGCTGGTTCCGGCACCGGCATTTGGTGCCGTGTTCACGACAACACCAACCGTGGCGCTGGTCGGAGCGCATGGCGGCACGCCTGTCACGGTGTAGGTATAAGTGCCCGGCAAACTGCTACCGGGGGTGAAGCTGCCCGAATGCGGGTTATTCAGCGGATCTCGCCACGTGCCACCCACATTCGGGCTTCCGCCCAAGGCCGTGAACAGGTTGAAGACGCCATCGGTGGAGCAGAGTGTGATGCTGCCATTGGTCCCCGCATCAGGCCGCTGGTTCACCGCGATCATGAGCGTCGAGGAAGCATCCGCGCACGGTCCAGTGCCTGCCACGGTGTACACATAGGCCCCAGCAGGATCGCTCGCTGGGTTGAACTGATTGCCATGCGGACCACCGGGACCCACCCAGCTTCCGCCGCCATCGGGCGTTCCGAGCAGTTGCGCCACCATGCTGAAGGGTGCATCATCGCTGCATACCGTCATGCTGCGCGATTGGCCAGCATTGGGCGTGGTGGTTTGCAGCACCGTTACCGTGCTCACGGCTGAAGGACAAGGCGGCGCACCGGGCACCGTATAGGTGTACACACCGGGCGTTGATGTGCCGGGTGTATAGGTGCCCACTACGGGACCGCCGCCGGGACCTGTCCACGCGCCGGTGGGCTGCGGACTGCCGCCGAGCACGCTGAACAGTTGAAAGGCAGCATCGTTGCTGCATACGCTTGTACTTCCGCTCGTGCCCGCGTTGGCCGGCTGGTTCACCGTAACGATCACCGTGGCCGATGCATTCGCGCAAGGCGGGGTGCCGGTGACCGAATAGGTATACGTGCCTGCTGGATCCGATGCCGGATTGAAGGTGCCGCTGTGGGCTCCGCCCGGACCCGTCCACGATCCTCCGGGATCAGGTGACCCTCCGAGGAAATTAATCAGCGCCGCAGATGATCCAGTCGCACAGAACGTGGCCGTTCCATTCGTGCCCGCGTTCGGCGCCTGCACCTTGGTCACGGTCACCGTGGCGCTGGCATCCGGGCAAGGAGCGGTGCCCGCATGCGTATAGGTGTAAACGCCGCCGGGGTCGTTGGTCGGGACGAATGTTCCGCTGTGCGGCGCACCACCGGGAGCAGTCCAAGCTCCCCCCGCATCGGGTGAATCACCAAGCAGGTTGAAGAGATTCACATTCGCCCCGTTCGAGCAAACCGTGCTATTGCCGTTGGTGCCCGGCCATGGTGTGGTGACGATGCGCGCGAACCAGCCCGCAGCATTGCCCACCGCGTCGCTCCGCCAACGGAAGGTGAGGCAACCCGAAGCATCAGAACTGGTGAAGGTGAGGCCGGCGAGTGAGTTCGTGCTGGTGCCGGCATTGAGCAATGGGCCAAGGATGCCCACGCCGTCGAAGACCTCCAATTGGTCGCCTGGAGGCAGGCCGCCCGCGATATTCCATGTGATGAACCGGACCGAAGTGGACGGACCGGATCCTGCGCCACCGGTTGGACAGATGGTGACAGTGACATCCTCATTATTGCCGTAGTTGCCGGCGCCGCCGCCCGAGTCATAGAACTCCCCCGTGCAGGCGTCGAATTGCTGATCCTGATCAGCGATGCACACCTGGCCAGCGGCGTCCATGGCTCCAGAGAGCAGCAGAGCTCCGAGCATCAGGCGCGTAGTCATACTGGATAGGAAGTTCAAGGTGCCCAAGGGAGTGCCCAGCGGTTTCGCGAAAAGGGGCCGCAAAGTACGGCAGTATAGCCCTGCAGGGTCAAGCAAAGGCCCGTCGCTCTAGGGCTTATCGACCACGGGCTGCGTCGAGTCGACGAAACCAGCGTTGCGTGCACCTGCGCTGGACGCGCCGCCGGCGTTGCAGTTACTCCGCTGGGCGCTCCCGGCCTTGCTTCTGTATGGTCACGGCCAGGGTCACCTCGTGCGTGCCCGTGCTGTAGTTGCGCAGGTTGCTGGTGATCACATCGTAGCTGTAGCCGAACTGGAATTGCTTCTTATGCCAGTAGCCGATCATCGCGCACCAAGCATCGTTGGTGCGGTAGCCGGCGCCGATCCACACGGTCTCCTTGTAGCGGACGGTCAGGTTCACATCGAGCTTCATCGGCACGGGGGCAACGTACTTCAGCATGAAGCTTGGCTCGATCCGGAAATCCTCTCCTACAGGCAGTCGATACCCCCCCATGGCGTAGTAGTGCCGCTCCATGCGGCTGAGCGTGCCGGTGTTCTCATGCAGGAACTTCACTTCGGTGTTGAGCAATTGCGGCGCAGCTGCCCCGACCCAGAAACGCGGGTGGTGCAGCAGGAAGGAGAAAGTAGCGTCGGGCTTCACTTCGCCGCGCAGCTGATCGTCGAGCGCCGGGTCGCCTTGATCGCGGAAGGTGATCTTCGATCCATCAATCAAGAATTGCAGCATGCCGAAGCCGAGGCCGAAGCCGAGCTTGAGCTCCTCAGTGATGGGGATGTGGTAGGCATAGCTCAGCTGAAAGCCCGTGCGACGCGTAGGGCCCACGTGATCGGTATAGAGGTACCCGCCCACCCCCATGCGCCTGCCAATGGCCGAATGGCCGCTCAGTGTGAAGGTGCGCGGCGCATCCTGCACGCCCACCCATTGGTAGCGGTGGCCGCTGCGCAGCTCGAAGGCCGCGCGGCTGCCTGCCACGGCCTGGTTGAAGATGTAGTCGTTGTGCATGTACTGCGTGAGCTGCGGCAGTTGCTGGGCATGCGTGGGCAATGCGGCCATGAGCACCGCGGCGATCAGGAACAGGAGGCGGAGGTTCTTCATGGCTTCAGCGGATCACGGTGAGCGGACCGGTGTAAGGGTCGGGGAAGCGCGGGTCGTTGAGCTTGATCACGTAGTAGTAGGTGCCGACCGGAACAAAGCCGCCCGAATAGCGGCCGTCCCACGGAGTCTTGTAGCCCACGCTGCGGAACAGCATGTCGCCCCAACGATTGTAGATCTCCACCTCGCACTCCGGGAAGAGGTCGATGTAGTCGATCACCCAAGCGTCGTTCCAACCATCGCCGTTCGGTGTGAAGCCGTTGGTGATGACCACTTCGGGCACAACCGTGACCAGCACTGAGTCCAGGGCGACGCAACCGTTGGGAGCAGTGACCAGCACCGTGAACCATGTGGTCTCCGATGGATCGGCAATCGGGTCGGCGATGCTGGCATTGTTCAGCAGCGAATCGGGCTGCCAGAGGTAGGTCGATCCTGCAGGGCCCGTGGGCGCTCCGCCAAGCTGAGCGGTCTCACTGAGGAAGATCACCTGGTCCGGACCCGCATCGGCGATGGGCAGGTCGAGGATGGTGACGGTGACCTGATCGCTGTCTGAGCATGGGCCATCGCTCACGGTGAGCGTGAAGGTGTAGCTGCCAGGCGCGAGGCCGCCCAGATCGAGCACAGGTGATCCGCTGATCAGTTCGCCCTGATCATCGAACCAGGCATAGTTCACCGCACCCGTGCTGTTGGTGCCATCAAGGGTTACGCCCACACCAGAGCATTCGGTCTGGTCCGAACCGGCATCCGCGACCACTGTCGCGAGCGCACCCACATCAACCGTGACCGAGGTGGTGCAGCCGTTGTCATCCGTGATGGTGAGCGTATAGCTGCCCGGAGCCAGGTTGCTGATGTCCTCATTGGCTGAACTGAATCCGCCGGGACCGTTCCATCCGAAGGTGTAGCCCGGCGTACCTCCGCTCGCGGTCACGCTGATCGCTCCGTCGCTCGCGGTCGCGCAGCTCGCATCCACCACTTGATCCACGACGACATTGAGCGTTGGCGGCTCCGTGATGTCATAGCTGAACACCTGGCTGCAGCCCACACCGTCCGTGATCGTGACCGTATAGGTGCCGGGGCAGAGCGCGGTGGCCGATGCATTGCCCTGGCCGTTCGGCGGAACCGGGTCCCAGGCGTAGCTGTATGCGCCGATGCCGCCCGTCGGGTCCAGCACGATGCTGCCGTCGCAATCGCCGTTGCACTGCACGTTGGTCACCGTGGCATTGTCGGTGATTAAGGTGTAGGGCAGCACGGTGAAGGCGTAGGTGGTGTCGCAGCCCAGCGCATCGGTGATCGTCACGGTATTCGTTCCTGCGCAGAGCCCGCCCACGGTGGTCACATCCTGCGCGATGAGGTTGCCAACGGGATCGCGCCAATCGATGGCGTAGGGCTCAGCCCCGCCGCTGGGCGTAATCGATGCGGTGCCATCGCAAGGGCCGAAGCAGGTCTCGTTCGTCCACAGCAGGTTGGCCTCGATCGCATCGCCCTGGGTGATGGTGAAGGGCACATTGAGCAGGCAGCCGTTCGCATCCGTGACATTCAGCGTGTAATCACCTGCGCACAGGTTGCTCACGTCGAGTGTGTCTTGCGCGATCGTATTCCCGACCGCATCGAGCCAGTTGATCGCGTAAGGCGCAACACCTCCGTTGATGGTCGCGGTCGCGGTGCCCTCGCAATCGCCGTAGCAGAGGTTGCCGGTGGTGGCCACTTGCGCCAGGAGCACCGGCGGATCAACTAGCGTAAAGGTCTCGGACAAGGTGCAACCATTGGCATCGGTCACGGTCACCGTCCAATCGCCGGCGCAGAGGCCCGTGATCGTGGGCTGCGTGGGGTCGCCCGGAGGCGCTGGGCTCCAGAGGTAGGTGTAGGCCTGAATGCCACCTGTGACCACCACGGCGATGGCCCCGTCGCATGCGCTGTTGCAGGTGATGGGCGTTATCGTGTCCGTGATGCTGAGCGGCTGCGGCTCCAGGATCAGCACATCCTGTGTGATCGAGCAGCCCGCCGAATCGGTGATGGTGACGCTGATCTGTCCGGCGCAGAGACCCGTGATGGTCGGCGTGGTCTCAGCGCTCGGCTGCCAGAGGATCTCGTATGGCGCTTGTCCGCCGCTTGGGCCTACGGTCGCCGTGCCATCGCAGAAGCCCGCGCAGGTGGCTGGCGTGGTGCTCAGGTTGGCTAAGATGGGATCCGGCTCCGTGACGAAGGCCGTGTCGATGGTGATGCAGCCGGTGCCGTTGGTGACCTGCACGAGGTAGAGGCCCGCGCACAGGTTGCTCAGGGTGTTGCCCGGCTCGTTCAGGTCGTTGCCGCTCGCATCGAACCAAGCTGTGCTACATGGGGGCTGAGAGCAGGTGTAGTCAACGCTCACAGTGCCGTCGCAATCGCCGGGGCAGCTGGTGATGCCATCGGACATGGTGAGCTGCTCGCCATCGGCATCGCTGATCGCCAAGAGCTGCGTGATGCTGCATCCGTTGGCGTCGGTGATGATGGCATCGTAGAGTCCCGCGCACAGGTCAACGATCGTATCCCCTGTTCCTATGATCGAGGCACCGCTCAGCCAGGTGATGAAATAGGGCGCCGTGCCGCCGCTCGCCGCAACGGTCGCTGTGCCATTGCAAAGACTGCATTCGCTCAGGGTGGTGCTCAGGACCGCTTGCAGGGGTTGCGGCTCATTCACCGCATAGTCCTGCGTGGCGCTGCATCCGCTCGCATCCGTCACGGTCAGCGTGTAGGTGCCGGGGCAGAGATTCGTGATCGTTGGTGTGCCCTGCCCGTTCGCATTCGGTGACCAAGCATAGCTGTAGGGCTGCGTGCCGCCCGTGGC
Coding sequences within it:
- a CDS encoding type IX secretion system membrane protein PorP/SprF, with the protein product MKNLRLLFLIAAVLMAALPTHAQQLPQLTQYMHNDYIFNQAVAGSRAAFELRSGHRYQWVGVQDAPRTFTLSGHSAIGRRMGVGGYLYTDHVGPTRRTGFQLSYAYHIPITEELKLGFGLGFGMLQFLIDGSKITFRDQGDPALDDQLRGEVKPDATFSFLLHHPRFWVGAAAPQLLNTEVKFLHENTGTLSRMERHYYAMGGYRLPVGEDFRIEPSFMLKYVAPVPMKLDVNLTVRYKETVWIGAGYRTNDAWCAMIGYWHKKQFQFGYSYDVITSNLRNYSTGTHEVTLAVTIQKQGRERPAE
- a CDS encoding gliding motility-associated C-terminal domain-containing protein; the encoded protein is MTTRLMLGALLLSGAMDAAGQVCIADQDQQFDACTGEFYDSGGGAGNYGNNEDVTVTICPTGGAGSGPSTSVRFITWNIAGGLPPGDQLEVFDGVGILGPLLNAGTSTNSLAGLTFTSSDASGCLTFRWRSDAVGNAAGWFARIVTTPWPGTNGNSTVCSNGANVNLFNLLGDSPDAGGAWTAPGGAPHSGTFVPTNDPGGVYTYTHAGTAPCPDASATVTVTKVQAPNAGTNGTATFCATGSSAALINFLGGSPDPGGSWTGPGGAHSGTFNPASDPAGTYTYSVTGTPPCANASATVIVTVNQPANAGTSGSTSVCSNDAAFQLFSVLGGSPQPTGAWTGPGGGPVVGTYTPGTSTPGVYTYTVPGAPPCPSAVSTVTVLQTTTPNAGQSRSMTVCSDDAPFSMVAQLLGTPDGGGSWVGPGGPHGNQFNPASDPAGAYVYTVAGTGPCADASSTLMIAVNQRPDAGTNGSITLCSTDGVFNLFTALGGSPNVGGTWRDPLNNPHSGSFTPGSSLPGTYTYTVTGVPPCAPTSATVGVVVNTAPNAGAGTSITRCSNDPIVDLFALLTGNPDVGGTWTGPGGPHNGSFDPASDPPGSYTYTVAGLAPCTNSAATINVTVNPAPSAGTSGSITVCGNDASFSLIGLLGGSPNATGTWTAPGGGAFGGTFNPASSTPGVYTYTVTGLAPCVPATATVTVNVVAPPNPGTNGSITVCSSDAAVDLFSLLGGNPQTGGTWTAPGGGAHNGTYQPGTQAGGNYTYTVQGDSPCGPLSAVVQVTRVIAPNAGVNGTITVCSTNAPFDMLGVLGGNPNGTGLWLDAANQPVSGTFTPGTTAPGNYKYVVLATSPCVNDTSSVTVNVNQAPNAGTNAATVACSNDAPFDLINVLGGNPDGGGSWTRPNGTAHSGTFTPGQSAPGGYTYTVPGLTPCLAASAVVTVSVTTAPNPGTGGSITRCSNQGQVNLFMQLSGNPNNGGTWGGPGGAHSGFLNPATDASGDYVYTVPGTAPCANASATINVTINPAPNAGGDGSITICQGTASVDLFTVLTGSFDPNGTWTEQGTPTGQLSDNFFNCGSLPPGTYEFRYEVPGIGSCAADHADVDVIIVALLDAGTDGTLPACSSNSAVNLFNGLGGNPQPGGQWIDLNSTGALSGQFFNATQVAAPGSYQFRYRLTGALSCAADSATVTVNVTPAANPGCDGTAVFCSTENTSFPLIDYLGCSPQPTGGQWRRDSPGGAPASPSYNPTIHFPATFFYVFNQASPCTTVFASVTVTEVDGPNAGLPNAVQACSNDPAFNMTAALNGNPDAGGQWFFNNTPHGPTFTPGLDAQGVYEYRVAGTPPCAQVSASLTVSVTTRANAGCNASVSTCTNSTPFLLFSGLTCNPDNNGFWLAPGLVPHPSGIFTPGSSAPGDYLYVVAGNAPCANDTALVSVFVDPAPNAGCPGPASLCTGGATVNLFNYLGCSPDPFGTWEGPASLGNPPFNGSFTPGVSTPGLYTYTVTNGCGSASSNVTVAVGTPGNAGCNGAVTKCSNDGAFDMLLFLGCNPEEGGTWRGPLPSTASVSQVFTPGTSLPGTYEYVLAGTGSCPVATAALTVTITPFREAGVGTSIPLCETDGATPLFPLLGPTAMTGGQWFFNSVTPHSGTVLPSIDQSGNYVYRHAANGGCPKDSAVVVVTIHAQPIAGCDALTTTCSNAPPFLLFNLLTCTPDANGAWFNPSGGIHTGIFSPGIDVSGAYKYRVPGNSGCAADSAYVTVQQFTAVDAGGNGVAQVCGNAPSFQLINLLQGVPQPGGTWYDPTGAVHSGLGTYTPGVSQPGQYKYKVFGTSPCANDSAFVNVLESAAPNPGISTLGPLCSSQGPVALITLLGGTPDGNGAWTYNNNPIGPVIDPDTAAQGQYTYTVPGVFPCTDLSATVVITITEQAVAGVGGSITACEGSTSIDLFDGLSDYTPGGLWSNNCGLGVLTGGSYDASALVAGQGCTFTYAHAADGPCPAASATVSLGIVTALDAGGDSSVQACRGDVLDLFGLLGGSPQAGGCFVNVDNASGVNGCFTFNTGAVAGGTTWRFDYVLPSLPQCLGDTARVTIEVLDGPWAGVGNQLSSCSISAPINLGNGLSGGPDAGGQWFNQDWVAIPATYFPGNGSGVFHYVVGGGGICPADTATVELTVTPASNAGLSAPFSICSTDGPFNLFGLLGPNAQAGGSWQYTSVVPAISHSGVYNPQFDSPGNYVYTVPGNNPCPNATATVVVTEPQAPNAGTNASVALCSNSGTVLMRTLLGGQPAASGSWVYVTGGNVPHGENFDPASDLPGEYLYTVVGDAPCPNASATLTLTVNPATNAGTSDTLQACLTQTDINLFAALGAGAQTGGIWNDVNGSGALIGSSFDPSVAGNGNWPFTYTVAGISPCTTSVAAITVEVGVGGAAGGDSIVVVCGNLTAFNLFTALSGSPQTGGSWTDGFGTGALGPNGILNPSLLPFGGQFPFTYTINDPNCGLVTAVVRVTAAPYPVAGMGASLTLCSTSSSIDLFDQLSGDPDVDGSWTDPSGQAHGDFFIPGTHAPGDYTYTVAGTAPCADASAVVSITVNEPPNAGSDGALLACDTLQSLDLFTGLQGSPQAGGAWQDLNGSGGLSGGTLNTMSINPGTYAYSYTVNVPGCAPATAQVSVNVVGGVEVSDVQRDCITRDRTYVVTFIITDGDAASYEVTGLSGSISASAPFTFTSEPLLTSQDFEAIVRDQYGCSEVRITGATPCDFANDVFVPESFSPNDDGTNDRFVIPGIEGFPSNSIIIFNRWGAKLYEASDYDNKAVVWDGSTAQGEAPAGTYFYVLDLGNGKDALTGFIYLNR